GAAGATTTATTGGTGATAAAATAGGATATTCTTGGTTCATGCAACAATATGAATGCGTCTAAAGTGGGTTTTATAATGAAAGAACCAAGATCTAAAGGTtctatattgtatgattcctttCATATAACACAGGTATGGAAAAAAGCTCAGTGATTTCCAAGAGTTGAGGGGGGAGTGAGGACTGGTTTTCTATAAAAGAGATAATACAACTATTCTTCATGGTATTGAGCTGGTGAACAAATAACTATACATTTGCTAAAACCCACAGAACTATACATAGCAAAGAGTGAAATTTAATATATCCAAATCAAAAAGAATCAGCCAGGAGCACTGGAGAATCTCAGGAGTGAACACAGactcttaaaaacaaattaattgtACTGCAAATGAGTTAACCTCACTCAGGGGAGATAGGGAAAAAATAAGCTGACCTAAGTAATGTTGGAAAATTGTGTATTGACAGGGAACTGCAAGGCTACAAAAGTACTACACTTTAGTTGCTAAAGTTGTTTCTCATGAGCTTGTAGATTAACAATGTTCAAACTGCTTTACTTGTAAACTGCAACCACACAAATACATTAACTAATGGAAATTGTTGAGACCCAAGTTTCACACTGTCAGAGGTGGAAGTTACAGATAAGAAAGGGGAAACATAGGGTTGAAACAGATTAAAGTCGAGGACATCAGTAGGCACTCATGTTTAACTTAAAATAGGTATGATGGATAGttagagaaataagaataattttgcatatatatacagaCTACATAGATATATACTTCCTACCTCTATAGACAAGAGGGTCTAAAAGTGAAACTCCAACACTAGCAAGCACATTCAGCCTCCAAATCTGGGATTTTGAATACattctcttcctccatttttctTATACACTGGCTATATTATCCTTTGAAAATTGTAATATGAGCATGTTGGTTCTATAAAATGATTCAGTCAAGATAGAAATATTAATTCAAGATGCTTTATTTATCTCTTGGTAAAATGTGCTCCCCTAAAGCAATATTTTCATTAATAGTATAACATTTTATTCTCAAATTAGGACTCTTAGAATAGCAttcaactaaagaaataaaaaatattagacataaatttatattctaatgCATGAATTAAGTatcttaattattattgttaaaacaTAACAACACTCCATTTAATTATGTCAAATCGTTCATTTCAATGTAGGTATCCTCATGGGCACATGCACTTTTTACGTGGTCTCATTTGTGCCCTTATTTAATGTGTATTTGCAATGatgtgggagaaaaaaagcatgcaaaataagtgaataaaccaATATCCTTAAGAAGGTTTTAGATTGGCAGGTGCCAAGACGCCTGAGCCATTCCTGTTCAGGTACTGTGTTTCTGGACatagtgtttccttttttcagaaCAAGAGACTTCTTATTCATAAGGATATCACTTCAGGAACTTAATTTTACTGTAGCCTTAATGAAACTAGATTACTGCACATTGTACAATGTTGAAATCATAATcctaataaaaacaattttgccTCTAAAACAACCTTTATAAATGCTCTGTTGACTTCCTTGTTCCTCAAGCTATAAACCACAGGGTTTAACATGGGGATGATCATAGCATAGAACACGGATGCCATCTTGTCTGTGTCCATGGAATGGCTGGAGCTGGGCTGTGAGTACATGAAGATAATAGTTCCATAGAAGATGGAGACTGCAGTGAAGTGGGAAGCACAGGTGGACAAAGCCTTCTGATATCTTGCAGAGGAGTGCATCTTTAGGATGGTGATAAATATGAATATGTAGGATATCCAGATAACCAGAAGAGCAAATAAGATGTTGAAGCTTACTACATAAACAAGAACCAGCTCACTAACGTGTCTGTCTGAGCAAGAGAGAACCATGACTGCTGGAACATCGCAGAAAAAGTGATGGACCACGTTGGAACTACAGAAAGAGAGACTGAACGTATCTCCAACGTGGATGCAGGCATTCAGGAAACCACAGACATAGGAGCCTGTGGCCAGACAAGCACACACACCTGTTGTCATGGCGGTGGTGTAATGCATGGGTTTACACACTGCTGTATAGCGGTCATAAGCCATTGAGGCCAAGAGGTAATTTTCTACAGTGGCAAAGGCTACAAAAAAGAACATCTGAGCAGCACATGCATTGTAGGAGATGACTTTGTCTCCTGAGATGAAACCAGCCATGACTGTGGGAGTGACAGCTGAGGAGTAACAAAAATCCACCAGAGATAAGTTActgaggaaaaagtacatgggagTGTGGAGACGAGAGTCCAATGCAATCAACATAATAATCCCCAAATTCACAATGAGAGTGATGAGGTAGATGAGCATGAACATTATAAAGAGGGGAACCTGCAGTTCTGGGTCATTGGTTAGTCCCAGGAGAATGAACTCTGTCACTTCTGTACTGTTCCTCATCAATGCAGAGAGTCCCAGAATGCCCTGTGGCTAGGAGAAGACAGAATCAGTGATAAAGAAACTTAAACTGAAAAGTGTACATACAAAATGTCTTATTTCATTATAGTGATGACTGGTATTTCTAGATTCTCCAGATACAAATACTCTTGTCAACAAAACTTACTCCATTAATTGTGTAGAGACCTACATACTGTTAAATCTGAAGGATCTTCATGGGTCATCTCCCCAAGTTTTAAAGTGTATAAGTTTGTAAACTGAGATGTGCACAATTACTAGATAAATGCTTGTCCAGAATGGATACATCTGCCAATTCACTTTTTCCAAGCCTCGTAAAAGCAAATACTTGCATGTTGTTCCTCTATCAGGAACCGCTGTAGACAGTACAGAATATATTCATTATTGCCTCTCAAGAACATCTTGAGTATAATTCCTTATTGTATTCATttaaatgataatgataatgcATAAGAGGTTGagtaatttttcatatttaaacaaGTATTAAGTGACCAGCCATGCATTGGACCGAAGGCAATCTTTGAACACAAACTGAGTGGCTCCCAAGACAGTGGTCTTAATTATATTTAAGTCAAATTGAATTTAACTCACTTTGCCATCACTTATTGTCTTCATTATTCCAAACGCAATGTTTGGGGTTTCACAGTGAAGTAACTGAGAGAAATGGGCACAGTGTACGTGACAGAATGAGTGGACCAGCAGGGGCTGTAAAACCAGCAGGGGTGATCTGAGCGGAAGACGTAGCATTGTGTGCAGAGCTGAGGCTCTGGGCTGAGGTAGCTATCAGCCCTACCATTTACTGCCTAGGAGTCATTTGTCCTAACCTAGCTCGCTTGCACCTCGTATTTCTACCAGCAAAATTAAGACAGTAGTGAGGCCTACTTtatagtattattatgaaaattaaataagagaatacatttaaaaaccaaTAAGATGCTGGGTATTTAGCACAGTCTGATACATGATAGCTGTCACATTATGATGAGGATGGGATGATTGTCTGTATGTTGTTTTGGGAAAAATGGCTGGTGACCTTGAGGGCTTCAGAGCTGCATGAGCCTTGAAGTCTTACAGCCTTCCACttcaatttgtcttttttctcacaCTAGGGCCACTGAGATAGTTGGTGCTCTGCAGTGTTTCCAAGTCTATCCTTTCTTTGCCCATACAGTTGGCTCCAGACATTCCATGTGAGccattcttttccttaatttcttccttgAAGTACATATTTTAGCCTGAAATAGTTCCTTGTTTAAAGAAAGGAACTATTTCATACTCATACTTTCTCCCATTACTGTCATCTCATGGCAGAATCACAGAGGTCAGGGATTGAAATTCCCTTATTGGTAGGCTGTCTTTATCCTGTGGATCTATTTTGGTGGAAGCACTTTGTTGTCAAACATTTTAttagaatctgtttttatttcgGAGcagtactttaaatattttcatttgcacTTCAAGGGCATCAAGCCTTTGGAAGGGCATCTACCTTCCACCAACTACTAATATCTTCCTCCTAGGACTTTTGTAACTTCACTTTACAAGCCTATCCCATGAAGACACTCTGTTTGCCAACCTGAGCACACACGACCACTTCAGCATCCACTACATTCTGTAACCAATAAGGGCTTTATATATCAATTTTGGCGTGTAGGtgcatgtacatatgtgtgtataagaTAAGTATTATTATAATTTCTACTTTAGCATTAAGGAAATTAAGGACTTAAGAAGTTATCTGATGCTCTAAAATTACATAGCTAGTACGAGAAAGAGTTAAGGTTTAAGAGTTCAATCCAGTTTTGACTGAATCAAAAGTCTGTGCTTTTAGCCATTCACTGTCAAGATGTAGGTGTGCCAATAACAATGAGCATGAGATTATGAAGAAAAGGTTAAAATGCAGCTTGGATTTTGTTAATTCATATTAGACACCTTTATAgtttaaagattattttacttttttgggtttatttgttagtatttatttattcatttatttacctcCGATGAGAAGCCGACATTTAGTCAACAAGATGAAATTACCAATCAATCAGAGAATAAactatgttatttttctattcacaTCTTTAGGAAAGCAGCGTGATGTTTCGTAACTTAGCAGCGAACTCCCTGTCGGTGGAAGTTTGGATGTGTATACCTTGGTCTCACTTCACTGTTTcagaaaaacattgaaaatatatatttttgcccTCACGTAACTCAAAGTAAGTATAGCTGCCCCACTGCTATTGCATGAATTATACGACTGACTGAAAAATGTGTATGTAATATAGATGCTTACCTGTCttctgggagagaaggaagagtcaATTCTGAACCGAGAGTCTGAGATCAGAATCTCAGCTGTAGAATAATACAGAAATGCTATCAGAGGAGCTCTTTTTCAGATAACGGTCATAGGATTGCAAAGTTTCTAAGGCGGGGTAAAATGGAGGAAGGAATATTAACACAGTTAATTCCTGAACCTACCAcgcattctttctttcttcttacctCCTCCTGATTGGAAGCATTAACATAATAAGATTACCTGTGTCACAGAATCGTGTCCATAAATAACAAATCTCAATAAGAGGTTATCATCTAAAAGTcaatcaatttcatttttatcttcaggTGTTGTCCCCAACTATGGTTACAGGCTCATAGCAAATCCGGGGATAAGACTTCAGTGTACTAACTAATATTAGTATTCAGATGAATAATCAATCAGTCACCAAGTGGGTTCAGCAGTGCAGACTGGTCCCTCTGAAGTGATGTCACATTGAGTGGTACTGGGGTTTCCAAGGCTAACTCCTAGGGACGTGGAGGGAAGTACAGAGACGTGAAGCTCTCCAAGGAATTTCCCTTGTGAGAGCATCTACAATTCCTCATCCTACTTTCCCAGGAAAGAAGCAATTAAACTGCCTATGGGGACCATGCTGATTATTTTCATTGTACACACATGTTTtgatattatttgttttttttccttgttatttttgtcAATTTATAATGAACATATACTTTACATACAGCAATATCCAAAATTTTAGTGTATAGTTCTaagaattttgttaaatttattgtcAAGCAACCCCTACCACCTGAATAAATTCATATAAACTTCTTTTGATAaaccctttctccttcccaccgCCCCTGGCAACCAACAAGCTGTTTTGTCCAAGTAATTTTGCCTTTGCAAGAATGTCCTTAACTGTAATCCTAGAATATGTACTGTTTGAGCCTGTCATCTATCGCTTAGCATTTGAGACCCATCCATATTGTTACTTGTGTCATAgtggaatattttttttattgtggaataatattctattatatagaCATTTCAGATTGTTCATCTTATTCTACAGCTGAGGAACAGTTGGGTTGGTTCTAGTGTCTGGTGACTACAAATAAAACTGATGTAAACATTTGCCTAAAGATTTTAGTGTGAACAGGTTTTCATGTCACTTGGGTAAACATCTAGGAGTTGGGTTGCTTGGTCATGtggtaagtatatatttattcaaGCAAGAAAttgccaaaatattttctgaagtgTTTACCATTTGATTTCCCACCAGTAATACATTCAATTGTTTTACATCtttaccagcatttggtattttcaagtttaaaatttttaatttaattttcatgtctATCTTTTCAAAGTTATTACAATGTTATTGACCACAttcattatgctgtatattacatcttcATGGCTTATGTATTTTacaactggaggtttgtacctctaaTTTCCTTCACCTCTTTTGCCACCCCACAATTCCCCTATCCTTCTGATACCACCAGTTTCTTCTGTGTATCTATGAGGttggtttcattttgttctgtttgctttttaaattccacgtataagtgagatcatacagtatttgtctttctctgtttgactgaAATCACTTGGCATAATACCGTCTAGATACATCCACATTACTATGGATGACACATTTTcgttttttgtggctgagtaatattccatcatgtgtatgcatgtttgtttattatttgtttatttattcatttatttatataatacatcttctttgtccatttacTCACTGGTAAATacttaggttgcctccatatcttggctgttgtaaaaaaTGCTGCATGTAAACCCAggtgtgtatgtatctttttgaattagtgttttttgttttatttgagtaaatacccagaagtgaaattgttaGATCACATAGCAgttttacttttacttatttgaggaaactccatactttttcccataatggctacatcccatttacagtcccaccaacaacCACTatggttcccttttccccatatcctttccagcacttgttatttgttacctttttgataatagccattctgacaggtgtgaggcgatatctcattgtggttttgatttgtatttccctgataattactCATGTTGAGCACTTTTCCATGTGTCTGATTTccatccatatgtcttttttggaaaaatgtctattgaaattgtctgcccatttttaatcaggttgttagTTTTTTGGTAttcagttgtatgagttctttttattttgaatattaatgcCTTCTAGGATAtattgttttcaaatatcttctcccattcagtaagctGCTTTTTTGTTAACTATTTCCTTCAGTATGCAAAggccttttagtttgatgtagtcccatttgtttatttctgcttctgtttcactTGCCTAAGAAGACAGCTTCAAAAAATACTGCTTGTTTGATGTCTCACTTGTCACTTTATGGAACataattttgaagtaaaaataacGAAATGCTTGAGATGATCTGCTTGATTATGTGACCCAGGAAATCATCGTGTCTGAGTGGGGTGTGCAAGCACTGAGTGAGTGCAGATAAGTATGTAAGCAAAGCAGAAAAGCACCTATGTTtctgaaaatgttataaaagtaTATCTAGAAAGTTTACACAATGGATGATACCTAATAATAAATGGTTCAAAGAGTCAACATATTAATGCCTTCATAGTCAAgcttagttattttttattcattcatttaagaaatatttatcatGAAACTACTATGAAACAGACACTCATTCAGATACTGAGAATCATGCTGTAAAGAGAGCAGATAATGCCACTGCTCTCTCGCAGTTTAAGTTCTAGTTGTAGGTGATGGATCATaaagaactgaagaaataaacatacaaCAGGTGAGGGTTGACAAGGACCACAAAGAACATTGCAGGCTGAGAGGACAGCGTGCCCAGTGAGTGGAGAGTGATTATTTTATAAACGTAGTCAGGGAAGGACTCCATGATAGGGTAACACTTAGGCAGATCTGAATGGAGTGAGGGAAACACCAGTCAGGGAAAAGCAAGTAGGAAGGCTCTGAGATGGGAGCAGACGTAGAATTGTGAACAAGTAGCAAGCGGATCAGATTGAATGACAGGGGGTAAAAGACTGGAAGAGAGACAAAACGTGACCCTACTAAAGTATGAATAGATGAGTAGCATTAACCGTTTTAAAGcatttgcagagagaaaaatatatgtcattggtttttctgtcaatttttttcaacagtgtAAAAGTTGGTAGTAATATaatactgaaaaatgtttttttctgcatttttcttgtactttgattattttatcattttaaatcttGTACAATGAACATGTTGATTCTATAAAATTACATAGTCAagactaaaatattatttacataatatGCTCTATTTCTGTATCTCTATATTTTGTGCCCACAAAAAGCAGTTCCTTTCAAAATAAGACCTTTAAAATAGTATtcaactaactaactaaataatgTTAGACAATAAATTATGTTCTAATATCTAAATTAAATacttgaatatttatattaaaaatcagcaacatttcatttaattttagtaaatttcCACCTCCAGTATGTCTGAATTCAGAGGGGGACCTCCTTGGACTTCTGTTCATGAGCCCATGTGTGCCTCTGTTTTACATGTATCTTTGCATTGGCATGTGgtagaaaaaattaattcagaatgaTGAGTGAATATATCAGTATCCTTAAGAAGAGTTTTGACAAGCAGACCCCAAgacattttaaacattcttaGCCATGGCACACTTGTTATCATCATAATAGTGTAATGTCGTGGTTTACACATTGCTGCATAGTGGTCATAGGCCATTGAGGCCAAGAGGAAATTTTCCACTGTGGCAAAGGCTAccgaaaaataagtaaataaataaatagataaataaataaataaataaataaataaacagccacATGTATTGTATGAGAAGACCTTACCTGATCTAAGGAACTCAGAGATGATCTTGGGAGTGACAGCTGAAAAGTAACAAAAATCCACCAGAGACAGATTACcgaggaaaaagtacatgggagACTAGAGATGAGAATTCAACAGAATCAACACAATAATCCCCCAATTCACAATCAAGGTGATGAGACAGATGACGATGAACATTATAAAGAGTGGAATCCGCGGTTGTGGCTCACTGCTAAGTCCTAGCAGGATGAACTCAGTCAGTTCTGTACTATTCTCCATGAATCTTATTTGGTAATCGTGAGATTTGctacagcaatgaaaaataaaggaacagagtaatttaaaaaagagactgacataaaatcaaaagtataaatatatatgtatttttgcaaTGTAGCAATAGTTTGTACTTTGAGTCTCCAGGTAAACATGGCTTCACAACAAAATTTAGAGCCTTAGTTATGAAGACAGCCAAACCTGAATATGCAAGATCTTTATAGACCatcattccaatttttaaattttatatatttctaaactgagatgtagaaaataaacaagttgTCCAAGAGGGTGTGTCTGAAATGACTGCATCGGCCAAttcacttttctgagccttgtGAAAGGTTATACTTTCATTGAGCTCACTTGCCTAAATTCTCTATATACTTTACGTATATATTCATTGATTCCTCTCACAATACTATGAGGTTGATCAGTTGTTATATTCACATAAATTATGAGGCAGAGGAAAAGACACGCATTCATTACACAAATAATAATTGGCAAGCCATGCTTTGGAATTAAGTCAACCTTTGGCGCAATGTAGAATGACTCCTAAATGCAtggttttaattgaatttaaataaaattgaattgaaCACAGTTTACAATTTCTCATTGTCTCTATTGGTCTAAACTCGGTGCTTTGGGTCTCGCAGTGAAAtaactgagagataagtgcacAGTGAACGTGGTGGGGTAACCAGCCCAGCAGGGGCAAACCCAAGCAGCAGATGCAGTTCTGAAGAGGAGGCAAAGCACTTGTACAGAGCTCTGGGTCTTGGCACTGGGTTCTGGGAAGAGGTGCATAGCAACCCTATCCTTTACTACTTAGGAGCCATTGGTCCTAACCTCACTCCCCCAAATCTCATTTTtctatctgcaaaatgaagacagTAACAACACCTACTTTAAGGTATCATTGTGAGGATTACGTAAGGTAATATGtgaatacaaatgaataaaatgctgGTGTTCAGTGCACCTGAATGAGTGTTAGCTATACAAGTATTTGGAAGAAATGatggtttttatgtttatttgggaAAATGGGCGGTGATATACAGAACTTCAAGTGTGGATTAGTTTTGAGGTCTTAAAGTCTGtctctttattttgtcttttctacaCACTAGGGTCACTGAGATTTTATGCACGCTGACCCCATATGACTGGCTGATCCTGCAATTCCATATGAGCTATGTTTTGGCTGTCTATCTTCCTTGCAGTCTATATTTTAGTTTACGtgagttttcctttcttgaaatCATTCTATCTTTCATTAGTGTCATCTAACAGCTGAATCATAGAGATCAAAAATGGAAAGTTTCCATTTTGGGGACTAATTTTAGCTTGAAGAATGTTTTGGTGGCATGCTCCATGGTGTAAAATACTTCATTT
This Camelus ferus isolate YT-003-E chromosome 10, BCGSAC_Cfer_1.0, whole genome shotgun sequence DNA region includes the following protein-coding sequences:
- the LOC102521682 gene encoding olfactory receptor 5B3, which encodes MRNSTEVTEFILLGLTNDPELQVPLFIMFMLIYLITLIVNLGIIMLIALDSRLHTPMYFFLSNLSLVDFCYSSAVTPTVMAGFISGDKVISYNACAAQMFFFVAFATVENYLLASMAYDRYTAVCKPMHYTTAMTTGVCACLATGSYVCGFLNACIHVGDTFSLSFCSSNVVHHFFCDVPAVMVLSCSDRHVSELVLVYVVSFNILFALLVIWISYIFIFITILKMHSSARYQKALSTCASHFTAVSIFYGTIIFMYSQPSSSHSMDTDKMASVFYAMIIPMLNPVVYSLRNKEVNRAFIKVVLEAKLFLLGL